Part of the Maridesulfovibrio sp. genome, GGTGCTGATTAATGAATGGACCCCGGAGATACAGCGTATCCGCAGCGGTCCCAACTCCTGCTTCATTACCATGCAGGTTCTGGTCAAGGAATCAAAGGCCGGACGAGACTCCGTAGTCTACCATGGTACCCCGCGTCCCATGGAGGTCCCCTATGAACTGGGCTGCCCCTTTTCAAAGTGCGGCCAGGGAACCAATCAGGCACTCACTGCATACTTGCTGGAAGTTTTTTCAAAGTCAGCCCGTAATTGAAAAATATACAAACTTGCAAGAATTTAAACAGATCAATATACTCGCCCCTCTCAAAGTGAAGCGGAATCCCCTGTGCGGGGGGATGATGATTTTGTGCTGCAATTTTACTTTGCGGAAAGCAGCCGAAATCTCGAAAAAAAAGAATTAAAATTCAAGCTTTTGGATTAAGGGATAAGGGAAGGTAAGGAGTGGAGATTAATCGCCCGTGGCTGGATCACTATGATTCAGATGTGCCTCAAACCGTAAATTTTGTATATCGTCCGTTGTTTGAATATCTGGACCTCACAGCCGAAAAATGGCCCAAACGCAAGGCCATTGAATTCCAGAACTGGTCAATTAGCTATGGCAAGCTTCAACGCGAAGTTGAAGTGATGGCTGCCAACCTGCGCAAGCTGGGCATTGAACCGGGAGACCGGATCGCTATCATGCTGCCCAATACCCCGCAGATGATCATGACCTACTTTGCAATTCTCAAAGCCGGAGCCGTCGTTACTCTGACCAATCCGCTGTACATGGAAACCGAGATCGTCCACCAGCTTAGTGATTCCGGGGCCAAAATGCTGATCACCATTGATCTGCTCTGGTCCAAGATCGAAAAACTGCGCGACAAACTCTCGGTCCGTAAATATCTGGTCACCAGAATTTCCGACACACTCAAATTCCCACTGAACAGTCTCTATAAATTGAAATGCATGCGGGAGAAAAACTCCCCTAAAGTTCCCTATAACGACTCCTCAATTCTCAAATGGGATATCCTTCGTAAAGGTAAAGAACGCTACAGCGCTTCGAACATCAGGCCGGAAGACACCGCCCTGCTGCAATATACAGGCGGGACCACCGGCCTTTCCAAAGGTTGCAACCTGACCCACGCAAACCTCGGTGCAAACGTTCAGCAGTGCCACGCCATGCTCAACAGCCTTGGAGGCGATAAGGAAATTGTAATGGGTATCCTGCCCTATTTCCATATTTACGGCCTGACTGTCTGCTTGAACTTCCCGACTCTGCTCGGTGCAACCATGGTTCCCTTCCCGCGCTACGTACCTCTGGACGTACTCAAGACCATGCACAAGCTGAAGCCGACACTTTTCCCGGGAGCCCCGGCACTTTATATTTCCCTGCTCCAGCAGAAAGAAGTGGAAAAATATGATGTAAAGTCAGTTAAATACTGTCTGTCCGGTTCCTCTCCCATGCCGGTAGAAGGAATCAAACAATTCAAAGAAGTTTTCGGAGCAACCATTGTTGAGGGATTCGGGCTGACCGAGGCCTCTCCGGTAACTCACCTCAACCCGCTGAGAGGAAAGAAAAAGCCCGGTTCCATCGGCATGCCTTTGCCTTCCACTGATGCTGCAATTGTAGATATGGAAGTGGGCAGCGTTCAGCTTCCTCCGGGGAAAATGGGTGAGCTTGTTATCCGCGGACCGCAGGTAATGAAAGGCTACTACAATAAGCCGGATGAAACCGCGGGAACCCTGCGCAACGGCTGGCTCTACACCGGAGATATCGCCTATATGGATGAGGAAGGTTACTTCTACATTGTGGACCGCAAAAAAGATATGATCATCTCCAGCGGTTACAACATCTACCCCCGCGAAGTGGATGAGGTACTCTACAAACATCCCAAGATTCAGGAAGCTGTGACTGTAGGCCTACCCCACAAAACACGCGGTGAGATCATCAAGGTCTATATTGTACTTAAAGAAGGCCAAAGCATGGACCGCGCCGAGATCATTTCCTATTGCCGGGACAAACTGGCAGGATACAAAGTGCCCAGACAGGTGGAATTCCGCAGCGAACTGCCCAAAACCATGGTCGGTAAAGTCCTGCGTCGAGCCCTTCGAGAAGAGGAAGCTCAGAAAAAAAAGAATAAATAATTTATTTCAAAATATATCAGCAACTAAAGCCTGCCTGTAATCATTACAGGCAGGCTTTTTTATTCAGCCGTTTGACAGCCCATTAATTCCAGCGCATATTTACTAATAATTACAGCTGAATATGTCTAAAAAAACACAATTCAACATTCATTATACGAGGACCGCCGTGCCGGACAATCTCAAGACCGTAACTATGCAAAAAGGAATTCCCGGAACAATCACCCTGCTGCAAAAGGGAGTTTTTATCCATACGACTTCCGGCCTGAGTGTACGTGAATTCATGGTCGATGAAATCGGACTCAGTCCGGAATATGCCGAAACAAGGGTACGGGCAATTTTCGTGAACGGTTCACCTGTCGACGATATTGACGGAGTTAAAATCAAAGACGGTGACGAAATATCCCTTTCCGGCGCCCTTCCGGGAATCAGCGGCATTGCCATGTGCAGGGACACCCCCATAGGTGCATTCCGTTCCGATATCAGTGCCAAGGCTTCAGGAGTGGTGAATTCAGGAGAGGCTAAAATTCATCTCAAGCTATTCAACCTCATTGCGCAGGAAGCCGGTCCTACCCTGCTGAAAAAAGGCGTTGTGGTTGAAGCATCCCAAGTACAGAAATACCTGAAAGAGAATGCGCCAAATGGCCTTCCTCCTGAAGGCGGGCTGGTCCTGCTGAAAATTTAAAAAAAGTAGATTTTATTATTCCGATAATATACAAGCAGCCAAAATCGTAAAAACTTCTAACCTGCTATCGGAATATCACCATGAAAAAACTATTTTTAATTTGTATTTTATCCTTATTAACTCTGACAGGCTGCGCTGTAGGCAACAAATACGATCTGGCTAATGCAGTTCCTGAAGTTTCGCACTCCTCAAATAAAGAAGTCGCTTTAGGTGTGCAGGATCAGCGTGAATATGTGACAAATGGCGATAAAACTGAAAATTTCATTGGGCTCCAGCGCGGTGGATTCGGAAACCCCTTTGATGTCACAACCCAAAGCGGCAAACCTCTTGCAGAAGACATTTTAAATGCCCTTGCTGCCGGGATGGAAAAACAGGGTTATAAAATCAGTAAAGTTACCATCTCTCCCCTGACAAAGACTGAAACAGCTGTCTCAAAGTTATCAGCTGAGAAAAAGAGCCGTTCCATGCTCGTATCTATCCTCAATTGGAAATCTGACACAATGACCAATGTAGATATGCATTACGACATTAAAGCTACAGTCTACAATGAATCAGGCATGCGTATAGCCGAGACCGCCCTGCATGGCTCAGATAACTTGGGAGGCAATTTTATGAATCCCCCTAAACACGCTATGAAAGTAGTCCCAGAAGCTTTGGAAGAACAGCTTGGCCGGATAGTTAATTCTCCCGCAATTTCGGATGCCTTGACCAAAAATTAATTATTCACGCAAACCAACAAAAAAAGGGTTAGCCTCATCTGAGGCTAACCCTTTACTTTTTATATCTAAATAAGGACTGAAGAATTAATCCAGTCCAAGCATCTCGACCATGGCCTTCTTCATACCAGCGGTATCAATGCCAAGCTCATTGCGAAGCTCAAGCTGGGTTCCGTGCTCAATGAACTCATCGGGGATACCGAGACGCTTGATCTCGTGTCCGTCAATGGCATTGTTGTCCACCAGCAATTCAACTACTGCGGAGCTGAATCCGCCAGCCTTGGCATTCTCTTCCACAATAAGAATTTTCTTGAAGCGGGAAGCCAGTTCCAGAATCTGTTTTTCAGGCAGCGGCTTGATAAAACGGGCATTAAAGACCGCTACAGCCTTGCCGTATTCTTCATCAATCTGTTCCACAGCTTCAACGGCAGGCCAGACCCTTGAACCGACAGTGATTACCACCCCGTCAAAACCGTCGCGCAGCAGTTCACCTTCACCGATTTCAAGGGTGCTGGGGGTCTCTTCAAGAATCGCCCCGATACCGACACCGCGCGGATAACGCACCGCAGCAGGTCCATCAAAATCAATGGCAGTTCTTACCATACGGGAAAGCTCGGCCTCGTCCTTGGGAGCCATAAAGA contains:
- a CDS encoding long-chain fatty acid--CoA ligase, which translates into the protein MEINRPWLDHYDSDVPQTVNFVYRPLFEYLDLTAEKWPKRKAIEFQNWSISYGKLQREVEVMAANLRKLGIEPGDRIAIMLPNTPQMIMTYFAILKAGAVVTLTNPLYMETEIVHQLSDSGAKMLITIDLLWSKIEKLRDKLSVRKYLVTRISDTLKFPLNSLYKLKCMREKNSPKVPYNDSSILKWDILRKGKERYSASNIRPEDTALLQYTGGTTGLSKGCNLTHANLGANVQQCHAMLNSLGGDKEIVMGILPYFHIYGLTVCLNFPTLLGATMVPFPRYVPLDVLKTMHKLKPTLFPGAPALYISLLQQKEVEKYDVKSVKYCLSGSSPMPVEGIKQFKEVFGATIVEGFGLTEASPVTHLNPLRGKKKPGSIGMPLPSTDAAIVDMEVGSVQLPPGKMGELVIRGPQVMKGYYNKPDETAGTLRNGWLYTGDIAYMDEEGYFYIVDRKKDMIISSGYNIYPREVDEVLYKHPKIQEAVTVGLPHKTRGEIIKVYIVLKEGQSMDRAEIISYCRDKLAGYKVPRQVEFRSELPKTMVGKVLRRALREEEAQKKKNK